The Polyangiaceae bacterium genome includes a region encoding these proteins:
- a CDS encoding Mov34/MPN/PAD-1 family protein — protein MVSTPWIHGGVRIPKRVLAEVERAGRAAYGRNEEACGYLEGPLHDGLAVDRAVELENLANKYHAVDPQGHPRTGREYFKINALKFEKAIAQAHAQERAVKVFFHSHLDCGAYFSAEDAASMTMGGDGAPSHALAYLVTAVDLGEVTGHRLFVWDERKKSFVEAPFGVEED, from the coding sequence CTGGTGAGCACCCCTTGGATTCATGGCGGCGTCCGCATCCCGAAGCGGGTGCTCGCCGAGGTCGAGCGCGCCGGACGCGCCGCCTACGGCCGGAACGAAGAGGCCTGCGGCTACCTGGAGGGTCCGCTCCACGACGGGCTCGCGGTCGATCGCGCAGTGGAGCTCGAGAACCTGGCCAACAAGTACCACGCCGTGGATCCCCAGGGTCACCCTCGGACTGGGCGCGAGTACTTCAAGATCAACGCGCTCAAGTTCGAGAAGGCCATCGCCCAGGCGCACGCGCAGGAGCGCGCGGTGAAGGTCTTCTTCCACTCGCACCTGGACTGCGGCGCGTATTTCAGCGCGGAAGACGCGGCCAGCATGACCATGGGTGGCGACGGCGCGCCGAGCCACGCGCTCGCCTACCTGGTCACGGCAGTGGATCTGGGCGAGGTCACCGGTCATCGACTGTTCGTCTGGGATGAACGCAAGAAGAGCTTCGTCGAGGCCCCGTTCGGCGTCGAAGAGGACTGA
- a CDS encoding cysteine synthase family protein, whose amino-acid sequence MRRARLLSGVADAVGGTPLIRLNHVARSAPSVEVYVKLEYMNPGGSVKDRPALRIVKDAIAAGRLGSDKILIDATSGNTGVAYSMVGAALGFRVQLVMPSNVSKARKDITQAYGAELIHSSPMEGSDGAIRLVREIVAKDPERYFYADQYANPSNPLAHYHGTGPEILDALGDRISCFVTGLGTTGTMMGTTRRLHEHPRKIHCVAVEPAEALHGLEGMKHMASSLVPEIYDPSLPDEILPVSTEDGWDMADRVAELEGLFVGHSSGANIFGAVKLAERLHARQAGGCVVTIACDRGDRYFAPLKWERKYAW is encoded by the coding sequence GTGAGGCGCGCGCGCCTCCTATCCGGCGTCGCGGACGCCGTCGGTGGGACGCCGCTCATCCGGCTGAACCACGTGGCCAGGAGCGCGCCGAGCGTCGAGGTCTACGTGAAGCTCGAGTACATGAACCCCGGCGGCTCGGTGAAGGACCGCCCCGCCCTGCGCATCGTGAAGGACGCGATCGCCGCCGGACGCCTGGGCTCGGACAAGATCCTGATCGACGCGACCAGCGGCAACACCGGCGTCGCCTACAGCATGGTGGGCGCCGCCCTCGGCTTCCGCGTGCAGCTGGTGATGCCGAGCAACGTCAGCAAGGCGCGCAAGGACATCACGCAGGCCTACGGTGCCGAGCTCATCCACTCGAGCCCCATGGAGGGCTCCGACGGCGCCATCCGCCTGGTGCGGGAGATCGTCGCCAAGGACCCGGAGCGCTACTTCTACGCCGATCAGTACGCGAACCCGTCGAACCCCCTCGCCCACTATCACGGCACGGGGCCGGAGATCCTGGACGCCCTCGGCGATCGCATCAGCTGCTTCGTCACGGGCCTCGGCACCACGGGGACCATGATGGGGACCACCCGGCGTCTGCACGAGCACCCGCGGAAGATCCACTGCGTCGCGGTCGAGCCGGCCGAGGCGCTGCACGGCCTCGAGGGCATGAAGCACATGGCATCGAGCCTGGTCCCGGAGATCTACGACCCCTCGCTGCCGGACGAGATCTTGCCGGTCAGCACGGAGGACGGCTGGGACATGGCCGACCGCGTCGCGGAGCTCGAGGGCCTGTTCGTCGGGCACTCGTCCGGCGCGAACATCTTCGGCGCGGTGAAGCTGGCCGAGCGCCTGCACGCGCGCCAAGCTGGAGGCTGCGTGGTGACGATCGCCTGCGATCGCGGCGATCGCTACTTTGCTCCGCTGAAGTGGGAAAGGAAGTACGCCTGGTGA
- a CDS encoding CD225/dispanin family protein, translating to MAPPGGGMPPGMGMGGGAPPDLEAHVKKWFTLSIVSIFCGCGLLGLINVWMAMQAKDALAKGDTATAAEKIKTARMLCIVGYVLLGLNVVLGIVYGIFMAVAMS from the coding sequence ATGGCACCGCCCGGTGGTGGAATGCCGCCCGGGATGGGCATGGGCGGCGGCGCGCCCCCGGACCTCGAGGCACACGTCAAGAAGTGGTTCACGCTGTCGATCGTCTCGATCTTCTGCGGTTGCGGTCTGCTCGGCCTGATCAACGTCTGGATGGCCATGCAGGCCAAAGACGCCCTGGCCAAGGGCGACACGGCGACGGCGGCCGAGAAGATCAAGACGGCACGCATGCTCTGCATCGTGGGCTACGTCCTGCTCGGCTTGAACGTGGTCCTCGGCATCGTGTACGGCATCTTCATGGCCGTCGCGATGAGCTGA
- a CDS encoding serine/threonine protein kinase, with protein MQSKGADDGATLEELTMSEIELTRALDARESYASSPTATAPAVGKPQMQQVGRYELLLEIASGGMATVYVGRQRGAGGFERLVAIKRMHPHVGAEPELAASFMDEARIASLIRHPNVVNVQDVHDAEGEHLLVMDYVDGPSLANVMRAARKRNERISRPAAIRILVDALSGLHAAHEITNLDGIPLGVVHRDATPHNLLLGSDGTVRLTDFGIAKAAERSVHTATGMAKGKFRYMAPEQARGGAIDRRVDIFAMGIVAWELFTGERLFQADNDAQILLEVAEGKYRTPSSVDPTIPAELERIVMRALSPKPDDRWPTAAAFADALDGWARQHAELVSSAEIARLVHEFCGATIVERRKALAAVLGGTRQPAGFKSMRQTQSSGTGSTAGTSAPLTLDSVKVVPAVTREEIAEHQRRKRMTLVFLAAALGSVAVGLLIVFATLVTGRGRPATATPPSAAPSHTAAPPPATVVVPSARVRVVVTSDTEISEIRGPGVTGVQFKEKGAELELPRSSESVTLLVRLSDGSELSETITPNDNTAIRVRSVAGAVKPSDLPVAPGGKKPVGGKPAGGGGKPAGGGLEANPYE; from the coding sequence ATGCAGTCCAAGGGCGCGGACGACGGCGCGACGCTCGAGGAGCTCACCATGAGCGAAATCGAGCTGACTCGAGCGCTCGACGCCCGAGAGAGCTACGCATCCAGCCCCACCGCCACGGCGCCGGCGGTCGGCAAGCCGCAGATGCAGCAGGTCGGTCGCTACGAGCTCTTGCTCGAGATCGCGTCCGGCGGCATGGCCACCGTCTACGTCGGCCGCCAGCGCGGTGCAGGCGGCTTCGAGCGCCTGGTGGCCATCAAGCGCATGCACCCGCACGTCGGCGCCGAGCCGGAGCTCGCCGCGTCCTTCATGGACGAGGCGCGGATCGCCTCGCTGATCCGGCACCCCAACGTGGTGAACGTGCAAGACGTCCACGACGCCGAGGGCGAGCACCTGTTGGTGATGGACTACGTAGACGGCCCCAGTCTGGCCAACGTCATGCGCGCGGCCCGCAAGCGCAACGAGCGCATCTCGCGCCCCGCCGCCATCCGAATCCTGGTGGACGCGCTCTCGGGCCTGCACGCCGCGCACGAGATCACCAACCTCGACGGCATCCCGCTCGGCGTCGTCCACCGCGACGCGACGCCGCACAATCTCCTGCTGGGCAGCGACGGCACGGTGCGCTTGACCGACTTCGGCATCGCCAAAGCCGCCGAGCGCTCGGTGCACACGGCGACCGGCATGGCGAAGGGCAAGTTCCGCTACATGGCGCCGGAGCAGGCGCGGGGCGGCGCCATCGACCGGCGGGTGGACATCTTCGCGATGGGCATCGTGGCCTGGGAGCTCTTCACCGGAGAGCGCCTGTTCCAGGCCGACAACGACGCGCAGATCCTGCTCGAGGTGGCGGAGGGCAAGTACCGGACGCCGAGCAGCGTGGACCCGACCATCCCGGCGGAGCTGGAGCGCATCGTGATGCGGGCGCTCTCGCCGAAACCGGACGATCGCTGGCCGACGGCGGCGGCGTTCGCCGACGCCCTGGACGGCTGGGCGCGGCAACACGCCGAGCTGGTCTCGAGCGCCGAGATCGCGCGCCTGGTGCACGAGTTCTGCGGCGCCACCATCGTCGAGCGCCGCAAGGCGCTGGCGGCGGTGCTCGGCGGAACGCGCCAGCCGGCCGGCTTCAAGTCCATGCGCCAGACCCAGAGCTCGGGTACCGGCTCGACCGCGGGGACCTCGGCGCCGCTCACGCTCGACAGCGTGAAGGTCGTGCCGGCGGTCACCCGGGAAGAAATCGCCGAGCATCAGCGCCGCAAGCGCATGACCCTGGTGTTCCTGGCGGCGGCCCTCGGCTCGGTCGCAGTCGGACTTCTGATCGTGTTCGCGACGCTGGTGACGGGGCGCGGCAGACCCGCCACGGCGACGCCGCCGAGCGCCGCGCCCAGCCACACCGCTGCGCCGCCGCCGGCGACCGTCGTCGTCCCCTCGGCCCGGGTTCGGGTGGTGGTGACCTCGGACACGGAGATCTCGGAGATCCGCGGCCCCGGCGTGACGGGGGTGCAGTTCAAGGAAAAAGGCGCCGAGCTCGAGCTGCCGCGCTCCAGCGAGAGCGTCACCTTGCTGGTCCGTCTGAGCGACGGCAGCGAGCTCAGCGAGACCATCACTCCCAACGACAACACGGCGATCCGCGTGCGCAGCGTCGCGGGCGCCGTGAAGCCCAGCGACTTGCCGGTCGCCCCCGGCGGCAAGAAGCCGGTCGGCGGCAAACCGGCCGGTGGCGGCGGCAAACCGGCGGGCGGCGGGCTCGAAGCCAACCCGTACGAATAG
- the cysK gene encoding cysteine synthase A: MSSDGLPPLPEHPGVYGSVLELIGDTPLVEIAKLERDPPRARVLAKMEHINPGGSVKDRICLAMIERAERDARLGPGGTVVEPTSGNTGIGLALVARRRGYRCILTMPESMSLERRQLLSALGAEVQLTPEAEQMEGAIAKARELVATIPGAFLPQQFENDANPEAHYASTFREIVHALGEQAPHAFVAAVGTGGTVSGVGRALRERFPDCRVIAVEPETSATISRGERGPSKIQGIAAGFVPKNYDASVPHEVRTIADERAYQVKRALGRREGLLVGMSAGANVAVALDVARELGPGKTVVTILCDTGERYFSLDEYFQD; the protein is encoded by the coding sequence ATGTCATCTGACGGCCTCCCGCCCCTCCCCGAGCACCCCGGCGTCTACGGCAGCGTGCTCGAGCTGATCGGCGACACGCCGCTGGTCGAGATCGCCAAGCTCGAACGCGACCCGCCTCGGGCGCGGGTGCTCGCCAAGATGGAGCACATCAACCCCGGTGGCTCGGTCAAGGACCGCATCTGCCTGGCCATGATCGAGCGTGCCGAGCGCGACGCGCGTCTCGGCCCCGGCGGAACGGTCGTCGAGCCCACCAGCGGGAACACCGGCATCGGGCTGGCCCTGGTGGCCCGCCGGCGCGGATATCGCTGCATCCTGACCATGCCGGAGAGCATGAGCCTCGAGCGCCGCCAGCTCCTTTCCGCCCTGGGCGCGGAGGTGCAGCTGACGCCGGAAGCAGAGCAGATGGAGGGCGCGATCGCCAAGGCGCGCGAGCTCGTGGCGACGATCCCCGGCGCGTTTCTGCCGCAGCAGTTCGAGAACGACGCCAACCCCGAGGCCCACTACGCCTCGACGTTCCGGGAGATCGTGCACGCCCTCGGAGAGCAGGCGCCGCACGCGTTCGTGGCGGCCGTCGGCACCGGCGGCACCGTGAGCGGCGTGGGCCGGGCGTTGCGGGAGCGCTTCCCCGACTGCCGCGTGATCGCCGTCGAGCCCGAGACCAGCGCCACCATCTCCCGCGGCGAGCGCGGACCCAGCAAGATCCAGGGCATCGCGGCGGGCTTCGTGCCGAAGAACTACGACGCCTCCGTACCGCACGAGGTGAGGACCATCGCCGACGAGCGCGCCTACCAGGTGAAGCGCGCGCTCGGCCGGCGCGAGGGCCTGCTCGTCGGGATGAGCGCCGGCGCCAACGTGGCGGTCGCCCTCGACGTGGCGCGCGAGCTCGGACCGGGCAAGACCGTGGTCACCATTCTGTGCGACACCGGAGAACGCTACTTCAGCCTCGATGAGTACTTTCAGGACTGA
- a CDS encoding VCBS repeat-containing protein, producing the protein MSILRWGLGVLGLGAAVASACGGDDGGGTVGPNLGGAAGDASLGGSGGTGGGVNIDTGTPEECNAQKPCEAGVCVGGKCCASLDQACGASCCNTSEVCLFEQCIVPGKSCQTAADCAAGEYCETALGTPAGDGGLTDGGAGDGGAVCTQPVPANGKCVKLPPICQGDAGAPDGGTCVEQCEYHPPSGVLTAVKKWQWGTDSAPKQFPNFADVWATPTVARVVDANCDGKVDETDPPNVIFVSGNAAGTCCSCNGATPSTCLTGKLRVLDGQSGQEIWTLDKAKAGAFGFAGLSVALGDVTGDQKVDIVTMTGDGFIAVIDNQGKVVGVSDKPVDSAAAGAFGWGGGIAIADMDGDGSPEVAYGRNLFSTKGGVITRLWVGTGGNGGGAARELSFFVDLNGDGKLELLAGNTAYKLDGTTLWNTAGVGNGFNAVADFDGDAKPEAVVVQGGKLWVLEGATGVVELGPLTLPSTGEGGPPTVADFDGDGKREIGVAQQALYTMVKPDYAGNKLDVVWTAPNHDLSSSVTGSSVFDFDGDGKAEVVYNDECFLWVYDGQTGKVLFATQTTSFTATEASLVADVDGDGHSEILMVSNGADPSAAGWKCNVAPWNQPDAANNRPAWVPPVGKTAYRGITAFGDKQNSWVGTRTVWNQHAYSVSNVCDSRDSACDPPNIYGSIPLAQKPNWTQSWLNNFRQNVQDKGIFDAPDVTVKVDVSCSTPIVVKVSVRNIGLAGLPAGVTVAVFVDQGGTQTQLGTVVTTKPLLPGQTEVLDFTVPAGAALQSDGFFAKVVIDPNNKTFNECRDDNNQSAIVKAKCGPA; encoded by the coding sequence ATGTCGATCTTGCGCTGGGGCTTGGGTGTGTTGGGGCTCGGAGCGGCGGTCGCCAGCGCCTGCGGCGGCGACGACGGCGGCGGTACCGTGGGGCCGAACCTGGGCGGCGCCGCGGGCGACGCCTCCCTCGGCGGAAGCGGCGGCACTGGCGGCGGCGTCAACATCGACACCGGCACGCCGGAGGAGTGCAACGCGCAAAAGCCCTGCGAGGCCGGCGTGTGCGTCGGTGGCAAGTGCTGCGCGTCGCTCGATCAGGCCTGCGGCGCGAGCTGCTGCAACACGTCGGAGGTCTGTCTCTTCGAGCAGTGCATCGTCCCAGGCAAGTCCTGTCAGACCGCGGCCGACTGCGCAGCGGGCGAGTACTGCGAGACGGCCCTGGGCACACCGGCCGGCGACGGCGGCCTCACTGACGGCGGCGCGGGCGACGGCGGTGCGGTGTGCACGCAGCCGGTGCCCGCCAACGGGAAGTGCGTGAAGCTGCCGCCGATCTGCCAAGGTGACGCGGGGGCGCCGGACGGCGGAACCTGCGTGGAGCAGTGCGAATACCACCCGCCCTCGGGCGTGCTCACTGCCGTGAAGAAGTGGCAGTGGGGCACCGACTCGGCGCCCAAGCAGTTCCCGAACTTCGCCGACGTGTGGGCGACGCCGACGGTGGCCCGGGTCGTGGACGCGAACTGCGACGGCAAGGTGGACGAGACCGATCCTCCGAACGTGATCTTCGTGTCCGGCAACGCGGCCGGGACCTGCTGCTCCTGCAACGGCGCCACGCCCAGCACTTGCCTGACCGGCAAGCTCCGAGTGCTCGACGGTCAGAGCGGCCAGGAGATCTGGACGCTGGACAAGGCCAAGGCCGGCGCCTTCGGCTTCGCGGGCCTGTCGGTCGCCCTCGGCGACGTCACCGGCGATCAGAAGGTCGACATCGTGACGATGACCGGCGACGGGTTCATCGCGGTGATCGACAACCAGGGCAAGGTGGTCGGCGTGAGCGACAAGCCCGTGGACAGCGCCGCTGCTGGCGCGTTCGGCTGGGGCGGCGGCATCGCCATCGCCGACATGGACGGCGACGGCTCGCCGGAGGTCGCCTACGGGCGCAACCTGTTCTCGACCAAGGGCGGCGTCATCACCCGGCTCTGGGTCGGCACCGGCGGCAACGGCGGCGGCGCGGCGCGCGAGCTGTCGTTCTTCGTGGACCTGAACGGAGACGGAAAGCTCGAGCTGCTCGCCGGCAACACCGCCTACAAGCTCGACGGCACGACGCTCTGGAACACCGCCGGGGTCGGCAACGGCTTCAACGCGGTCGCCGATTTCGACGGCGATGCCAAGCCGGAGGCCGTGGTCGTGCAGGGCGGGAAGCTCTGGGTGCTCGAGGGCGCGACCGGCGTGGTCGAGCTCGGTCCCCTCACCTTGCCCAGCACCGGCGAGGGCGGCCCGCCCACGGTCGCGGACTTCGACGGCGACGGCAAGCGCGAGATCGGCGTCGCGCAGCAGGCGCTCTACACGATGGTCAAGCCCGACTACGCCGGCAACAAGCTCGACGTGGTGTGGACCGCGCCGAACCACGATCTATCGTCGAGCGTCACCGGCTCGAGCGTGTTCGACTTCGACGGCGACGGCAAGGCCGAGGTCGTCTACAACGACGAGTGCTTCCTCTGGGTGTACGACGGGCAGACCGGCAAGGTGCTGTTCGCGACCCAGACGACCTCGTTCACCGCGACCGAGGCCTCGCTGGTCGCCGACGTGGACGGCGACGGCCACTCCGAGATCCTGATGGTCTCGAACGGCGCCGACCCGAGCGCGGCCGGGTGGAAGTGCAACGTGGCCCCGTGGAACCAGCCCGACGCCGCCAACAACCGTCCGGCCTGGGTGCCGCCGGTGGGCAAGACGGCCTACCGCGGCATCACCGCCTTCGGCGACAAGCAGAACAGCTGGGTGGGCACGCGCACGGTCTGGAACCAGCACGCCTACTCGGTCTCGAACGTCTGCGACTCTCGGGACAGCGCCTGCGATCCGCCCAACATCTACGGCTCCATCCCCTTGGCCCAGAAGCCCAACTGGACCCAGTCCTGGCTGAACAACTTCCGCCAGAACGTGCAGGACAAGGGGATCTTCGACGCGCCGGACGTCACCGTGAAGGTGGACGTGAGCTGCTCGACCCCGATCGTGGTCAAGGTCTCGGTGCGCAACATCGGCCTGGCCGGGCTGCCCGCCGGCGTCACGGTGGCGGTGTTCGTCGATCAGGGCGGGACCCAGACTCAGCTCGGCACGGTGGTGACCACCAAGCCGCTCTTGCCCGGCCAGACCGAGGTGCTGGACTTCACCGTGCCCGCCGGCGCCGCGCTGCAGAGCGACGGCTTCTTCGCCAAGGTCGTCATCGATCCGAACAACAAGACCTTCAACGAGTGCCGCGACGACAACAACCAGAGCGCGATCGTCAAAGCCAAGTGCGGGCCGGCTTGA
- a CDS encoding HesA/MoeB/ThiF family protein — MSTFRTDSAVLGTRSALVVGVGGLGCPAALALVRAGVGRVVLADDDLVEEANLHRQILFGPGDVGRPKLEVARKTLLGRGGTERGIELHHGRLLPQSARDLVRSVDVVLEGSDNFATKFLAADACFLEQRAVVHGAAIRWHGTAWLVLPSGAPCYRCLFEDVPKGAQQGCSEAGVMGPVVGLVGALMADLALRFLVGDTEAAGRILSYDGKTDRLRSTPVPPRPACPLCAERRIADLTESRYVTGLCTA; from the coding sequence ATGAGTACTTTCAGGACTGACTCGGCCGTGCTCGGCACTCGGAGCGCCCTCGTCGTCGGGGTGGGTGGGCTCGGCTGTCCGGCTGCGCTCGCGCTGGTGCGCGCGGGCGTGGGCCGCGTCGTGCTCGCCGACGACGATCTGGTCGAGGAGGCCAACCTGCACCGGCAGATCCTGTTCGGGCCCGGTGACGTGGGAAGGCCTAAGCTGGAGGTGGCCCGAAAGACTCTGCTCGGGCGTGGCGGGACGGAGCGGGGCATCGAGCTGCACCACGGTCGCCTCTTGCCACAGAGCGCGCGAGACCTGGTGCGCTCGGTGGACGTCGTGCTGGAGGGCTCCGACAACTTCGCGACCAAGTTCCTGGCGGCGGACGCTTGCTTCCTCGAGCAGCGCGCGGTCGTGCACGGCGCGGCCATCCGCTGGCACGGCACCGCCTGGTTGGTGCTCCCGTCCGGCGCGCCCTGCTACCGCTGCCTGTTCGAGGACGTGCCAAAGGGCGCCCAGCAGGGCTGCTCCGAAGCAGGCGTGATGGGCCCGGTGGTAGGGCTGGTCGGCGCGCTGATGGCGGATCTGGCCCTCCGCTTCCTGGTCGGCGACACCGAGGCCGCCGGCCGCATCCTGAGCTACGACGGCAAGACCGATCGACTGCGTTCGACGCCGGTACCGCCTCGCCCCGCTTGCCCGCTCTGCGCGGAGCGGCGCATCGCCGATTTGACCGAGTCCCGCTACGTGACGGGGCTCTGCACAGCCTGA
- a CDS encoding MoaD/ThiS family protein, giving the protein MDVTVRIPTPLRSLTGGEEAVKISGATVRDVIDGLEKAHPGMKDRLLDDKGVRRFVNIYVGEEDIRFLDGLDTALTSGQEISIVPAIAGG; this is encoded by the coding sequence ATGGACGTGACGGTTCGCATTCCCACCCCCCTGCGCTCGCTGACGGGCGGGGAAGAAGCAGTGAAAATCAGCGGCGCGACGGTGCGCGACGTGATCGACGGCCTGGAGAAGGCGCACCCGGGCATGAAGGACCGGTTGCTCGACGACAAAGGAGTGCGGCGCTTCGTCAACATCTACGTCGGCGAGGAGGACATCCGCTTCCTCGATGGGCTGGACACCGCGCTGACCAGCGGCCAGGAGATCAGCATCGTACCGGCCATCGCAGGCGGCTGA
- a CDS encoding Rrf2 family transcriptional regulator, with protein sequence MKLSNKGRYAVRALFDIAFYNDGRPTQVKDIAERQGIPPRFLEQIFQDLKRANIVGSKRGPQGGYSLAKRAAEIRLGDVVRALEGPISLAERAEPGPRRGKIGADGRTVTDAVFRDLSQRIEACFDGVTIADICGRADELGIHRPRGQRYVYVI encoded by the coding sequence GTGAAGCTGTCGAACAAGGGCCGCTACGCCGTCCGGGCGCTGTTCGACATCGCCTTCTACAACGACGGTCGCCCCACGCAGGTCAAGGACATCGCGGAGCGGCAAGGCATTCCGCCGCGATTTTTGGAGCAGATCTTCCAGGATCTCAAGCGCGCCAACATCGTGGGCAGCAAGCGCGGACCGCAGGGCGGCTACAGCCTGGCCAAGCGTGCCGCCGAGATCCGTCTGGGCGACGTGGTGCGCGCGCTCGAAGGGCCCATCAGCCTGGCCGAGCGCGCCGAGCCCGGCCCGCGGCGAGGCAAGATCGGAGCGGACGGTCGCACGGTCACGGACGCGGTGTTCCGGGATCTCTCGCAGCGCATCGAGGCCTGCTTCGACGGCGTCACCATCGCCGACATTTGCGGACGCGCCGACGAGCTCGGCATCCACCGCCCGCGGGGGCAGCGTTATGTCTATGTCATCTGA